The following coding sequences lie in one Arthrobacter sp. PGP41 genomic window:
- a CDS encoding DUF3515 family protein, with translation MRRPQLSLPARVARLALIGSLAAVPLTSCSPAVDVPAARDAANPACAPMMVGLPDAIGEHALRKTNSQATAAWGDPSLVILRCGVNAPGPTTDRCVTVNGIDWVIKEGDPVWTLTTYGREPATEILMDPDKISSATVLADLAAAAGKVPAARNCVGQEDLQNLPPSQ, from the coding sequence ATGCGCCGTCCCCAGCTTTCCCTGCCCGCCCGCGTTGCCAGGCTGGCACTGATTGGGAGCCTTGCGGCCGTTCCTTTAACCTCGTGCTCGCCTGCCGTGGATGTTCCGGCGGCCAGGGACGCGGCCAACCCCGCGTGCGCGCCCATGATGGTGGGCCTTCCTGACGCCATCGGCGAGCACGCGTTGCGAAAAACGAACAGCCAGGCCACCGCAGCCTGGGGCGACCCGTCCCTGGTGATCCTGCGCTGCGGTGTGAATGCGCCCGGCCCCACCACGGACCGCTGCGTGACGGTCAACGGCATTGACTGGGTCATCAAGGAAGGGGACCCGGTGTGGACCCTGACAACCTACGGCCGGGAACCGGCAACAGAGATCCTCATGGACCCCGACAAGATCAGTTCCGCCACGGTACTGGCTGACCTTGCGGCAGCAGCCGGCAAGGTGCCGGCCGCCAGGAACTGCGTGGGGCAGGAGGATCTGCAGAACCTGCCGCCGAGCCAGTAG
- a CDS encoding D-alanine--D-alanine ligase family protein, which yields MSHENLTAGEPAPRAKPRVAVLFGGRSSEHAVSCVTAAGVLGAINKDKYEVIPIGIAKTGQWVLASADTAQWSLAGTSLPEVAPSPQTVTLAEIGGEHQLIVTAPNEVPRELGTVDVVFPLLHGPFGEDGSIQGLLELSDTRYVGAGVLASAVGMDKHFMKVVFEAAGLHVGPYVAVTDRQWRKDPESVRKQVDRLGFPVFVKPARAGSSMGISKVDSLEQLDAAIEEARRHDLKLVIEAGITGREIECAVLEGRGTDAPRTSMPGEISVAGGTHEFYDFNAKYVEDGAASLSCPADIPEEAIARVRELAAAAFDAVGAEGLSRVDFFYSPAGELIINEINTMPGFTPKSMYPQMWAASGLGYADLIDELIYLALNRKTGLR from the coding sequence ATGTCTCATGAAAACCTGACCGCAGGGGAGCCCGCGCCACGGGCGAAACCCCGGGTGGCGGTCCTTTTCGGCGGCCGCTCGAGCGAGCATGCTGTGAGCTGCGTGACCGCTGCCGGGGTCCTCGGCGCGATCAACAAGGACAAATACGAGGTAATTCCCATTGGAATCGCCAAAACCGGGCAATGGGTCCTGGCGTCCGCCGACACGGCCCAGTGGTCCCTCGCGGGGACCTCCCTGCCGGAGGTGGCGCCTTCGCCGCAGACCGTGACCCTTGCCGAGATCGGGGGCGAGCACCAGCTGATCGTCACGGCCCCGAACGAGGTTCCCCGGGAACTCGGCACGGTGGACGTGGTTTTCCCGCTCCTGCACGGCCCGTTCGGGGAGGACGGATCCATCCAGGGGCTCCTGGAACTCTCGGATACCCGCTACGTCGGCGCCGGCGTCCTCGCTTCGGCCGTGGGCATGGACAAGCACTTCATGAAGGTGGTGTTCGAGGCTGCAGGGCTGCACGTCGGTCCGTATGTTGCCGTCACGGACAGGCAGTGGCGCAAAGACCCGGAATCGGTGCGCAAACAGGTAGACCGGCTGGGATTCCCCGTGTTCGTCAAGCCGGCCCGGGCAGGATCCTCCATGGGTATCTCCAAGGTGGATTCCCTGGAACAGCTCGATGCAGCCATCGAGGAAGCCCGGCGCCACGACCTGAAACTGGTGATCGAGGCCGGCATCACCGGCCGGGAGATCGAATGTGCGGTCCTCGAAGGCAGGGGCACCGACGCACCACGCACCTCCATGCCGGGTGAAATCTCCGTGGCAGGCGGAACCCACGAGTTCTACGATTTCAACGCGAAATATGTGGAGGACGGGGCCGCCTCCCTCAGCTGCCCTGCCGATATCCCGGAGGAAGCCATCGCCCGGGTCCGGGAGCTTGCCGCGGCCGCGTTCGACGCCGTGGGGGCCGAGGGCCTGAGCCGGGTGGACTTCTTCTACAGCCCTGCCGGGGAACTCATCATCAACGAGATCAACACCATGCCCGGCTTCACGCCCAAGAGCATGTACCCGCAGATGTGGGCGGCTTCCGGCCTGGGTTATGCCGACCTCATCGACGAACTGATTTACTTGGCGCTGAACCGCAAAACCGGGCTGCGCTAA
- a CDS encoding NAD(P)H-dependent glycerol-3-phosphate dehydrogenase, with protein MIPGGRQTGSARSVAVLGAGSWGTTFAKILADAAAAAGEPRTIRLWGRRAEVVEGINASHRNVQYLKEVPLPESITASTDVATVLEGADLVVIAVPAQSLRPQLREWKGLIAPDAMVVSLMKGLELGTDARMSEVISEELGVPTERIAIVSGPNLAMEIAREEPTASVVACTDSDAAGWIARSCTAPYFRPYTTTDVVGVEIGGIVKNVIALAVGICEGRQMGDNTKASVITRGLAETSRLALALGGEAKTMAGLAGLGDLVATCSSPLSRNHTAGRLLGQGLTLEEVGQKMTQTAEGIKSGQAVHELAGKLGVEMPITAAVVAVLAGKLSVDQLGPVLLSRELKPEGDY; from the coding sequence GTGATCCCTGGGGGAAGGCAGACGGGCTCTGCCCGTTCCGTTGCTGTTCTCGGCGCCGGCTCCTGGGGAACAACCTTTGCAAAAATTCTGGCCGACGCCGCGGCTGCTGCCGGTGAGCCCCGCACCATCAGGCTGTGGGGCAGGCGCGCTGAAGTGGTCGAGGGCATCAACGCCAGCCACCGCAATGTGCAGTACCTGAAGGAGGTCCCGCTGCCGGAAAGCATCACCGCCTCAACGGACGTCGCCACCGTACTGGAGGGCGCCGACCTCGTGGTCATCGCGGTCCCTGCCCAGTCACTCCGGCCGCAGCTGCGGGAGTGGAAAGGCCTGATCGCTCCGGACGCCATGGTTGTCTCGCTGATGAAAGGCCTGGAGCTCGGTACGGACGCCAGGATGAGCGAGGTCATCAGCGAGGAGCTGGGCGTGCCCACCGAGCGTATTGCCATTGTGTCCGGCCCCAACCTGGCCATGGAAATCGCCCGCGAAGAACCCACTGCCTCTGTGGTTGCCTGCACCGACTCCGACGCCGCAGGCTGGATCGCCAGGAGCTGCACGGCCCCCTACTTCCGGCCGTACACCACCACTGACGTAGTGGGGGTGGAGATCGGCGGAATCGTCAAGAACGTGATTGCCCTCGCCGTCGGCATCTGCGAGGGCAGGCAGATGGGGGACAACACCAAGGCGTCCGTCATCACCCGCGGACTCGCGGAAACGTCCCGCCTTGCCCTTGCCCTTGGCGGGGAAGCCAAAACGATGGCCGGCCTCGCAGGCCTGGGCGACCTTGTGGCCACCTGCTCCTCCCCGCTGTCACGCAACCACACCGCCGGGCGGCTCCTGGGGCAAGGCCTCACGCTTGAGGAGGTGGGCCAGAAGATGACCCAGACCGCCGAAGGCATAAAGTCGGGCCAGGCGGTCCATGAACTGGCCGGCAAGCTGGGCGTGGAGATGCCCATTACAGCTGCCGTCGTCGCCGTGCTGGCCGGCAAGCTGTCCGTTGACCAACTGGGGCCTGTCCTGCTGTCCCGGGAACTGAAACCTGAAGGCGATTACTGA
- a CDS encoding lysophospholipid acyltransferase family protein: protein MKEPAKSRATLAVVAGIVRPLFNLMMDKKWEGTEKLPAGGFIAAPNHCTEIDPLIIGHLLYNHRIAPHFLAKSGLFKVPVLGWVLRATKQIPVERSTAGANRSLQLAQEIVAEGGAIIIYPEGTLTRDPGLWPMKGHTGAARLALEGGIPVVPIAHWGAHEVFPRYGKRFHLFPRKKSTVVVGEPVDLSAFAGRPLDKATLAGATDAIMDAITGLLAEIRGEEPPAERWDPAKQQQARHGRFVERGQQQAGTGTETP, encoded by the coding sequence GTGAAGGAACCGGCCAAGAGCCGCGCCACCCTCGCTGTGGTCGCCGGCATAGTCCGCCCCCTGTTCAACCTGATGATGGACAAGAAGTGGGAGGGCACGGAAAAGCTGCCTGCGGGCGGTTTTATCGCCGCACCCAACCACTGCACCGAGATCGATCCCCTGATCATCGGCCACCTCCTCTATAACCACAGGATTGCCCCGCACTTCCTTGCCAAGTCGGGGCTCTTCAAGGTTCCGGTGCTGGGCTGGGTCCTGCGTGCAACAAAGCAGATCCCGGTGGAACGTTCGACGGCGGGGGCGAACCGCTCCTTGCAGCTTGCGCAGGAGATCGTCGCCGAAGGCGGGGCCATCATCATCTACCCCGAAGGCACCCTGACGCGCGATCCCGGGCTGTGGCCCATGAAAGGCCACACGGGTGCTGCACGGCTTGCCCTGGAGGGCGGCATTCCGGTGGTTCCGATTGCCCACTGGGGCGCCCACGAAGTGTTCCCGCGCTACGGCAAGCGGTTCCACCTGTTCCCGCGCAAGAAGTCAACGGTGGTAGTGGGCGAGCCCGTTGACCTCAGCGCCTTCGCCGGCCGTCCGCTGGACAAGGCAACCCTCGCCGGGGCCACCGACGCGATCATGGATGCGATCACCGGACTCCTGGCGGAAATCAGGGGAGAAGAGCCGCCGGCTGAGCGGTGGGATCCGGCCAAGCAGCAGCAGGCCCGGCACGGCAGGTTCGTGGAGCGCGGGCAGCAGCAGGCCGGTACCGGAACGGAAACTCCGTGA
- the murA gene encoding UDP-N-acetylglucosamine 1-carboxyvinyltransferase, translated as MSSVLTIRGGVPLTGRVSVRGAKNLVPKAMVAALLGNEPSVLRNVPEIKDVEVVTSLLQLHGVTVAKDPVSGDLTLDPKAAKTASSTAIDAHAGDSRIPILLCGPLIHAIGEAFIPDLGGCKIGDRPIDYHLDVLRQFGAVVEKRPGGIHISAPKGLQGAKISLPYPSVGATEQVLLSATRAEGITELSGAATEPEIIDLIAVLQKMGAIISVQTDRTIRIEGVRDLGGYNHRALSDRNESASWASAALVTKGDIFVEGASQRDMMTFLNTYRKVGGGMDIGEDGIRFYHRGGKLNPLVLETDVHPGFMTDWQQPLVVALTQAEGVSIVHETVYENRFGFTDALIRMGASIQVHRECLGSVPCRFGQRNFLHSAVISGPTQLKGTDIDVPDLRGGFSHLIAALAATGTSRVTGIDIINRGYERFTEKLAGLGADFDITTEK; from the coding sequence ATGAGTAGTGTTCTGACAATCCGCGGCGGAGTCCCGCTTACAGGCCGCGTCAGCGTCCGGGGAGCAAAGAACCTTGTTCCCAAGGCGATGGTGGCAGCGTTGCTGGGCAACGAACCGTCGGTGTTGCGGAACGTGCCGGAGATCAAGGATGTGGAGGTGGTCACCTCCCTCCTGCAGCTCCACGGCGTGACCGTGGCGAAGGACCCGGTGAGCGGCGACCTCACGCTGGATCCCAAGGCCGCCAAGACGGCATCCAGCACCGCCATCGACGCCCACGCGGGCGATTCCCGGATCCCCATCCTGCTTTGCGGGCCGCTGATCCACGCGATCGGGGAGGCGTTCATCCCCGACCTCGGCGGCTGCAAGATCGGCGACCGGCCCATTGATTACCACCTGGACGTCCTGCGCCAATTCGGTGCCGTGGTGGAGAAACGGCCCGGCGGCATCCACATCTCGGCCCCCAAGGGCCTCCAGGGCGCCAAGATCTCCCTGCCCTACCCTTCCGTGGGCGCCACCGAGCAGGTGCTGCTCAGCGCCACGCGCGCCGAGGGCATCACCGAGCTGTCCGGTGCTGCAACAGAGCCGGAGATCATCGACCTCATCGCCGTGCTTCAGAAGATGGGCGCCATCATCAGCGTCCAGACTGACCGCACCATCCGCATCGAAGGCGTCCGCGACCTCGGCGGCTACAACCACCGGGCGCTCTCGGACCGCAACGAATCCGCGTCGTGGGCTTCTGCGGCACTGGTGACCAAGGGCGACATTTTCGTTGAAGGCGCCTCGCAGCGGGACATGATGACCTTCCTGAACACCTACCGCAAGGTGGGCGGCGGCATGGACATCGGCGAGGACGGCATCCGTTTCTACCACCGCGGCGGAAAGCTCAATCCGCTGGTGCTGGAGACCGACGTGCACCCCGGCTTCATGACGGACTGGCAGCAGCCGCTGGTGGTGGCCCTGACCCAGGCCGAAGGCGTGTCCATCGTCCACGAGACGGTCTACGAGAACCGTTTCGGGTTCACTGATGCGCTCATCCGGATGGGCGCCAGCATCCAGGTGCACCGTGAGTGCCTGGGCAGCGTGCCGTGCAGGTTCGGCCAGCGGAACTTCCTCCACTCGGCCGTGATCTCCGGACCCACCCAGCTCAAAGGCACCGACATTGACGTTCCGGACCTGCGCGGGGGCTTCAGCCACCTGATTGCCGCCCTGGCAGCCACTGGCACATCCCGCGTCACGGGGATCGACATCATCAACCGCGGCTACGAGCGCTTCACTGAAAAGCTGGCCGGCCTTGGCGCCGACTTCGACATCACCACAGAGAAGTAG
- the leuD gene encoding 3-isopropylmalate dehydratase small subunit, protein MEKFTTHTGIGVPLRQSNVDTDQIIPAVYLKRITRTGFEDALFSAWRKDPSFILNKEPFNAGSVLVAGPDFGTGSSREHAVWALKDYGFKAVLSSRFADIFRGNSGKQGLLAAELSQDDIELIWKELENAPGTEVTVDLVSKTVVCGNIVAPFEIDDYTRWRLLEGLDDIGLTLQHEADITAYEATRPSFKPKTLPARLS, encoded by the coding sequence ATGGAAAAGTTCACCACCCACACCGGAATCGGCGTCCCGCTGCGGCAGAGCAACGTGGACACGGACCAGATCATCCCCGCCGTCTACCTCAAGCGGATTACCCGGACCGGCTTTGAGGACGCGCTGTTCTCGGCGTGGCGCAAGGACCCGTCCTTCATCCTGAACAAGGAGCCGTTCAACGCCGGGTCCGTCCTGGTGGCAGGCCCGGACTTCGGGACGGGATCGTCCCGCGAGCACGCCGTCTGGGCGCTGAAGGACTACGGCTTCAAGGCCGTCCTCTCTTCCCGCTTCGCCGACATTTTCCGCGGGAATTCCGGCAAGCAGGGCCTGCTGGCAGCCGAGCTCTCCCAGGATGACATCGAGCTGATCTGGAAGGAACTGGAGAACGCTCCGGGGACCGAAGTCACGGTTGACCTCGTGTCCAAGACCGTGGTGTGCGGAAACATCGTTGCGCCCTTCGAGATCGACGACTACACCCGCTGGCGGCTGCTCGAAGGCCTGGACGACATCGGGCTGACCCTCCAGCATGAGGCGGATATCACCGCCTACGAGGCCACCCGTCCTTCGTTCAAGCCGAAAACCCTGCCTGCGCGCCTTTCCTGA
- the leuC gene encoding 3-isopropylmalate dehydratase large subunit: MAKTLAEKVWDAHVVRKGDGDGANAQPDLLFIDLHLVHEVTSPQAFEGLRLAGRKLRRPDLTIATEDHNTPTLDIDKPIADLTSRTQIQTLRNNCAEFGVRLHSLGDAEQGIVHVVGPQLGLTQPGMTVVCGDSHTSTHGAFGALAMGIGTSEVEHVMATQTLSLKPFKTMAINVEGTLRPGVTAKDIILAVIAKIGTGGGQGYVLEYRGSAIRSLSMDARMTICNMSIEAGARAGLVAPDQTTYDYMYGRPHAPQGADWDAAVEYWNTLRTDDDAVFDAQVDLDADTLEPFVTWGTNPGQGVSLSESVPSPEDFGDENAKAAAERALQYMGLKAGTPMKDIRVDTVFLGSCTNSRMEDLRAAADIIRGRRKDPNIRMLVVPGSARVRLEAEAEGLDRVFKDFGAEWRFAGCSMCLGMNPDQLEVGERCASTSNRNFEGRQGKGGRTHLVSPVVAAATAIRGTLSSPSDLDPAPESAAIRTDAA; encoded by the coding sequence ATGGCAAAGACATTGGCCGAGAAAGTCTGGGACGCACACGTGGTGCGCAAAGGTGATGGTGATGGAGCCAACGCCCAGCCCGACCTTCTCTTCATCGACCTCCACCTGGTCCACGAGGTCACGTCTCCGCAGGCATTCGAAGGCCTGCGCCTGGCCGGCCGCAAGCTGCGGCGGCCGGACCTGACCATCGCGACGGAGGACCACAACACTCCCACGCTGGACATCGACAAGCCTATCGCCGACCTGACCAGCCGCACCCAGATCCAGACGCTGCGCAACAACTGCGCGGAGTTCGGCGTGCGGCTGCACAGCCTCGGTGACGCCGAGCAGGGCATCGTCCACGTCGTGGGCCCGCAGCTGGGCCTCACCCAGCCGGGAATGACCGTTGTCTGCGGCGACTCGCACACCTCCACCCACGGTGCCTTCGGTGCGCTGGCCATGGGCATCGGCACCTCCGAGGTGGAGCACGTCATGGCCACCCAGACCCTGTCCCTGAAGCCGTTCAAGACCATGGCCATCAACGTCGAGGGAACGCTGCGTCCCGGGGTGACGGCGAAGGACATCATCCTGGCCGTGATCGCCAAGATCGGCACCGGCGGCGGCCAGGGCTACGTCCTGGAATACCGCGGCTCCGCCATCCGCTCACTGTCCATGGACGCCCGCATGACCATCTGCAACATGTCCATCGAAGCGGGTGCCAGGGCCGGCCTTGTTGCGCCGGACCAGACCACCTACGACTACATGTATGGCCGCCCGCACGCCCCGCAGGGTGCCGACTGGGACGCCGCCGTCGAATACTGGAACACCCTGCGCACCGACGACGACGCCGTCTTCGACGCCCAGGTGGACCTGGATGCCGACACCCTGGAGCCGTTCGTCACCTGGGGCACCAACCCGGGCCAGGGGGTCTCCCTGTCCGAGTCCGTGCCGTCACCGGAGGATTTCGGTGACGAGAACGCCAAGGCAGCGGCCGAGCGGGCACTGCAGTACATGGGCCTCAAGGCCGGCACGCCGATGAAGGACATCCGGGTGGACACCGTTTTCCTGGGCTCATGCACCAACTCCCGGATGGAGGACCTGCGCGCAGCGGCGGACATCATCCGCGGGCGCCGGAAGGATCCCAATATCCGCATGCTCGTGGTGCCGGGATCGGCGCGCGTGCGGCTGGAAGCAGAGGCCGAGGGCCTGGACCGCGTGTTCAAGGATTTCGGCGCCGAATGGCGCTTTGCCGGCTGCTCCATGTGCCTCGGCATGAACCCGGACCAGTTGGAGGTGGGGGAGCGCTGCGCGTCCACCTCCAACCGCAACTTCGAAGGGCGCCAGGGCAAGGGCGGCCGCACCCACCTGGTCTCCCCGGTGGTTGCCGCAGCCACGGCCATCCGCGGCACGCTGAGTTCGCCGTCGGACCTCGATCCGGCTCCCGAATCCGCCGCCATCCGCACCGACGCAGCCTAG
- a CDS encoding IclR family transcriptional regulator, protein MDNSSGVGVIDKAAQVLDALEAGPTTLAQLVAATGLARPTVHRLALALVHHRLVSRDIQGRFVLGSRLVELASAAGEDRLIASAGPVLMQLRDATGESAQIFRRQGDWRVCVASAERPIGLRDTIPVGTQLSMKAGSAAQVLLAWEDHDRLLEGLQSARFTPTVLAGVRRRGWGQSLGEREPGVASVSAPVRGPSGRVIAAVSISGPIERLTRQPGRLHAEVVCNAGRILTEALRKNND, encoded by the coding sequence ATGGACAATTCTAGTGGAGTCGGTGTCATTGATAAAGCGGCCCAGGTGCTTGATGCACTGGAAGCCGGCCCCACCACCCTGGCGCAGCTCGTGGCTGCCACTGGCCTGGCCCGCCCCACCGTGCACCGGCTTGCCCTCGCCCTTGTGCACCACCGGCTGGTTAGCCGTGATATCCAGGGCCGGTTCGTCCTTGGAAGCCGGCTGGTTGAACTGGCGTCGGCCGCGGGCGAGGACCGCCTGATCGCCTCCGCCGGCCCGGTGCTGATGCAGCTGAGGGATGCCACCGGCGAGAGCGCCCAGATCTTCCGCCGCCAAGGCGACTGGCGTGTATGCGTCGCTTCCGCCGAGCGTCCCATCGGCCTGCGGGACACCATCCCCGTGGGCACCCAGCTGTCCATGAAGGCAGGATCTGCCGCCCAGGTGCTGCTCGCCTGGGAGGACCATGACCGGCTGCTCGAGGGGCTGCAGTCGGCCCGCTTCACGCCTACCGTCCTGGCTGGAGTACGACGGCGGGGCTGGGGCCAGAGCCTCGGCGAACGCGAGCCTGGGGTTGCCTCAGTTTCGGCGCCTGTGCGCGGGCCGTCCGGCCGGGTGATCGCGGCAGTTTCCATTTCCGGTCCGATTGAGCGGCTCACCCGCCAGCCCGGCAGGCTGCATGCCGAAGTGGTCTGCAATGCCGGCCGCATCCTCACTGAGGCCCTGCGCAAGAACAACGACTAG
- a CDS encoding DUF1697 domain-containing protein: MGSYAVFLRGINVGGINIKMADLREALKAAGFADARTLLASGNVVLTSPLDAKAVKRECEKCLRDTFGYDAWVVVLKSARLSELVAACPYPEDDKATHSYITLASDTGVLDELDAAGAALEGNEQERLGPEALAWLAPAGGTLDSPFSKISSKAKFKAATTTRNLRTLIKVRDVAAELAATGG; encoded by the coding sequence ATGGGCAGCTACGCAGTGTTTCTTCGCGGCATCAACGTGGGCGGCATCAACATCAAGATGGCCGATCTGCGGGAGGCGCTCAAGGCCGCGGGCTTTGCTGACGCCCGCACCCTGCTTGCCAGCGGAAATGTGGTCCTCACCAGCCCCCTGGACGCGAAGGCCGTCAAACGCGAATGCGAAAAATGCCTCCGGGACACGTTCGGCTATGACGCCTGGGTGGTGGTTCTCAAATCGGCCCGGCTGTCAGAGCTGGTGGCCGCCTGCCCCTACCCCGAGGACGACAAAGCCACCCACAGCTACATCACCCTTGCCTCGGACACCGGGGTCCTCGATGAACTCGATGCGGCAGGGGCGGCGCTGGAGGGAAACGAACAGGAGAGGCTGGGTCCGGAGGCCCTCGCGTGGCTGGCACCGGCCGGCGGAACGTTGGACAGCCCCTTCAGCAAGATTTCTTCGAAAGCCAAATTCAAGGCCGCAACCACTACGCGCAACCTGCGCACCCTGATCAAGGTAAGGGACGTTGCCGCCGAACTCGCGGCCACCGGGGGTTAG
- a CDS encoding GTPase, with translation MSRHSDTRESSRLSRRLSALNDARELGEGVLPDESLQEVFSILERASSRRSLSADHTVVGFFGATGSGKSSLFNAVSGAEIATTAARRPTTSEPLAGVWGAEGSEPLLDWLEVRNRHHAAAVDGFADEGTGLILLDLPDFDSTKASNREVVQRMVGLVDVLVWVLDPQKYADAAVHNDFLSRLASHGAVTLVVLNQVDRLPERDVQPVLESLRSILARDGLGKVQVLAASALTGAGVDQVRAAIRGVAAKRNAQSQRLSADITKASADLGAVSGEGTAAGVRPATRTRLAEELAVAANVPVVVRAVAQSYRLESVKRTGWPVTRWLSRFRADPLRRLNLRSGAPSELNRTSLPPAGAPERARTDAAVREFADAASAGAPGPWRAAIRGAAREGRERLPDALDQAIAGTDLAANRKSWWWGVFNVVQWLALLTVLGGLGWLGVLAALGYFQMPVPEVPRVEGWPVPTLMIALGVALGIFLAITGRVIAAAAANARAARARKRLNAAVAAVAQELVVEPVEVEVSRLAGFNSALRTAAAG, from the coding sequence ATGAGCCGCCACAGCGATACCCGCGAGTCGTCCCGGCTTAGCCGCCGGCTCTCAGCCCTCAACGATGCCCGGGAACTTGGCGAAGGCGTCCTTCCGGATGAGTCGCTGCAGGAGGTCTTCAGCATCCTGGAACGTGCAAGTTCACGGCGCTCCCTTTCCGCCGACCACACAGTGGTGGGCTTCTTCGGCGCCACAGGAAGCGGAAAATCCTCCCTTTTCAACGCAGTCAGCGGCGCGGAAATTGCGACGACGGCAGCCCGACGTCCAACCACATCGGAACCTTTGGCAGGGGTGTGGGGGGCGGAAGGCAGCGAGCCGCTGCTCGACTGGCTGGAAGTCCGCAACCGCCATCACGCCGCCGCCGTGGACGGATTCGCGGATGAAGGCACCGGCCTGATCCTGCTGGACCTGCCGGACTTTGACTCCACCAAGGCGTCCAACCGCGAAGTGGTACAGCGGATGGTGGGGCTGGTGGACGTGCTGGTGTGGGTCCTTGACCCCCAGAAGTACGCGGACGCTGCCGTGCACAATGACTTCCTGTCCCGTCTGGCCTCCCACGGTGCCGTAACCCTCGTGGTCCTCAACCAGGTGGACCGGCTGCCGGAGCGCGATGTGCAGCCCGTCCTGGAATCCCTGCGCTCCATCCTTGCCCGGGACGGACTTGGCAAGGTCCAGGTGCTTGCGGCCTCCGCCTTGACGGGGGCCGGGGTGGACCAGGTCCGGGCGGCTATCCGTGGTGTTGCCGCTAAGCGTAATGCGCAGTCCCAGCGGCTTTCCGCCGACATCACCAAGGCATCAGCAGATCTGGGGGCTGTGTCCGGGGAGGGTACGGCCGCCGGTGTGCGGCCTGCAACCAGGACCAGGCTCGCGGAGGAACTGGCTGTGGCAGCAAACGTGCCGGTGGTGGTTCGTGCGGTGGCGCAGTCCTACCGGCTGGAGTCAGTAAAGCGCACCGGCTGGCCGGTTACCCGCTGGCTGTCCAGGTTCCGTGCGGATCCGCTGCGCCGGCTCAACCTGCGCAGCGGCGCGCCGTCGGAGTTGAACCGGACATCGCTGCCGCCGGCAGGGGCGCCGGAACGGGCGCGAACGGACGCCGCGGTGCGCGAGTTCGCCGATGCCGCCAGTGCCGGTGCCCCCGGCCCCTGGCGTGCAGCCATCCGGGGGGCCGCCCGGGAAGGCAGGGAGCGGCTGCCTGATGCCCTGGACCAGGCCATCGCCGGAACGGACCTTGCCGCGAACCGCAAATCCTGGTGGTGGGGAGTCTTCAACGTGGTGCAGTGGCTGGCCTTGCTGACTGTGCTGGGTGGCTTGGGCTGGCTTGGTGTGCTGGCGGCACTGGGATATTTCCAGATGCCCGTGCCGGAGGTGCCCCGGGTCGAAGGATGGCCTGTGCCCACGCTGATGATCGCTCTTGGGGTGGCCCTGGGGATCTTCCTTGCCATCACGGGCCGCGTTATTGCAGCCGCCGCGGCCAATGCACGGGCAGCGAGGGCGCGGAAGCGGTTGAATGCCGCCGTGGCCGCTGTGGCGCAGGAACTCGTCGTGGAACCCGTTGAGGTGGAGGTCAGCCGGCTGGCCGGCTTTAACTCCGCGCTCCGGACGGCTGCGGCCGGATAG